In Oncorhynchus clarkii lewisi isolate Uvic-CL-2024 chromosome 16, UVic_Ocla_1.0, whole genome shotgun sequence, one genomic interval encodes:
- the LOC139368826 gene encoding N-glycosylase/DNA lyase, producing the protein MSQHALLSAGTKSWRSLACSRSELRLDLTLGCGQSFRWRETGDGHWTGVMGGRVWTLTQTDDTLWYHTYNSPNTIGGDGRKRRAGSLLQGSKGSGKRSKGVIEVKEEEEGEPVAVTPDRKEEELLNDYFQLKVKLGDLYRDWGAADPHFNSIAKIFTGVRMLRQDPTECLFSFICTSNNHISRIQGMVERLCQSLGTPLCQLDQTSYHDFPSLHALADNSVEACLRDLGFGYRARFLQQSARQILDSHGGPHWLQGLRSAPYLQARDALRTLPGVGPKVADCVCLMSLEKACVVPVDTHVWQIAKRDYSCAAGNGQKSLTDKVHRQIGDFFRQLWGPYAGWAHSVLFCSDLKKFQKLKETHSLKQEEEEKVKIKAEGEGINKTI; encoded by the exons ATGTCCCAGCATGCATTGCTGTCGGCGGGGACCAAGTCATGGCGCTCCCTGGCCTGCTCACGATCAGAGCTCCGTTTGGACCTCACACTAGGCTGCGGACAGAGCTTCCG CTGGCGAGAGACAGGAGATGGCCACTGGACCGGAGTGATGGGGGGACGAGTGTGGACTCTCACCCAGACAGACGACACACTATGGTACCACACATACAATAGCCCCAACACCataggaggggatgggaggaagCGGAGGGCAGGTTCCTTGCTCCAGGGGTCAAAGGGGTCAGGGAAAAGATCCAAGGGAgtgatagaggtgaaggaggaagaagagggggagccAGTGGCTGTGACCCCAGACAGGAAGGAGGAAGAGCTGCTGAATGATTATTTCCAGCTGAAGGTGAAGCTGGGGGATCTGTACAGAGATTGGGGAGCAGCCGACCCACACTTTAACAGCATTGCCAAGATCTTCACAG GTGTGCGTATGCTGCGTCAGGACCCCACAGAGTGCCTGTTCTCCTTCATCTGCACCTCTAACAACCACATCTCTCGTATCCAGGGCATGGTGGAGAGGCTGTGCCAGTCCTTGGGCACCCCTCTGTGTCAGCTGGACCAGACCAGCTACCACGACTTCCCCTCCCTGCATGCACTCGCAG ACAACAGTGTGGAGGCTTGTCTGAGGGACCTGGGGTTTGGATACAGGGCCAGGTTCCTGCAGCAGAGTGCAAGACAGATCCTGGACTCTCACGGTGGGCCCCATTGGCTCCAGGGGCTCCGCAGTGCCCCCTACCTGCAGGCACGTGACGCACTGCGCACCCTGCCCGGGGTAGGCCCCAAG GTggcagactgtgtgtgtctgatgtCTCTGGAAAAGGCCTGTGTTGTGCCTGTGGATACACACGTGTGGCAAATCGCAAAACGAGACTACAGTTGTGCGGCGGGCAACGGGCAGAAGAGCCTCACAGACAAGGTCCACCGTCAAATAG GGGACTTCTTCAGGCAGCTGTGGGGTCCTTATGCTGGTTGGGCACACTCG GTGTTGTTCTGTTCCGACCTGAAGAAGTTCCAGAAGCTGAAagaaacacactctctgaaacaggaggaggaggagaaggtcaagataaaggcagagggagagggaataaacaagacaatttaa
- the LOC139368825 gene encoding glutamine--tRNA ligase, which yields MADPLTLFTSIGLSEQKAKETLKNDALCSSLKDAIAQAQRVLGAAGVDKATGTLLYTMTSRLRDPKRLGFLTDHIAQRKICTELQLAAALEFVKSHPQDPINQQEFESLCGVGVVITPEQIEDKVEKVIKKHKDQLLQERYRFNMGLLMGEARGGLMWADGKMIKNEVDMQVLHLLGPKTEADLEKKPKAQKAKAPDGEVKEELTMNGELKIEGRSLMDELRGVALNFHKPGENYKTEGYVVTPKTMDLLKQHLEFTGGQIRTRFPPEPNGILHIGHAKAINFNFGYAKANDGICYLRYDDTNPEKEEEKYFTAIKDMVEWLGYKPYEITHASDNFQRLYDLAVDLIRRGHAYVCHQRGEELKGHNPPPSPWRERPAEESLVLFDRMRRGLFAEGEATVRMKIVMEDGKMDPVAYRIKYTAHHRTGDAWCIYPTYDYTHCLCDSIENITHSLCTKEFQARRSSYFWLCNALDVYCPVQWEYGRLNLTYTVVSKRKIIKLVEEGTVRDWDDPRLFTLTALRRRGFPSEAINNFCAKVGVTVAQATMEPHMLESCVRDVLNDHAPRAMAVLEPLKVTITNLPEGIRNDVRVPDFPANEFMGSHVVPFTRTIFIEQSDFREMMEKGYKRLTPDQPVGLRHAGYVISVQKVIKDAQGRVVELDVHCCSSNEAAEKPKAFIHWVSEPQKCEIRLYERLFLHKNPEDPSEVPGGFLSDINPNSLQVIDSALVDISVSKAKVFDKFQFERVGYFALDPDSTADKLVFNRTVTLKEDPGKM from the exons ATGGCGGATCCGTTGACACTATTCACTTCTATCGGGCTAAGTGAGCAGAAAGCTAAGGAGACTTTGAAAAATGATGCCTTATGTTCTTCCCTAAAGGATGCTATTGCACAG GCCCAGCGGGTGCTTGGGGCGGCAGGAGTGGACAAAGCGACAGGGACCCTCCTGTACACAATGACCTCTCGTCTTCGAGACCCCAAACGCCTGGGCTTCCTCACAGATCACATCGCTCAACGCAAGATCTGTACAGAGCTGCAACTGGCAG CTGCTTTGGAGTTTGTGAAGAGCCATCCCCAGGACCCTATCAACCAGCAGGAGTTTGAGTCTTTGTGTGGAGTGGGAGTGGTCATAACACCAGAGCAGATAGAAGACAAG GTGGAAAAAGTGATCAAGAAGCACAAagaccagctgctgcaggagagGTACCGTTTTAACATGGGACTGCTCATGG GGGAGGCTCGTGGTGGCCTGATGTGGGCTGATGGGAAGATGATCAAAAACGAGGTGGACATGCAG GTCCTCCATCTCCTTGGCCCAAAGACAGAGGCTGACCTGGAGAAGAAACCCAAG GCTCAGAAGGCTAAGGCTCCAGATGGTGAGGTGAAGGAGGAGCTCACAATGAATG GGGAGTTAAAGATTGAGGGCAGATCGCTGATGGATGAGCTGAGAGGAGTGGCCTTGAATTTCCACAAACCag GAGAGAACTATAAAACAGAGGGCTATGTGGTCACTCCTAAAACCATGGACCTGTTGAAGCAGCATCTGGAGTTCACTGGAGGACAG ATTCGAACTCGTTTCCCTCCAGAGCCCAACGGTATTCTTCACATTGGTCACGCCAAAGCCATCAACTTTAATTTTGGCTACGCTAAG gcTAACGATGGGATCTGCTACTTGAGGTATGATGACACTAACCCAGAAAAGGAAGAGGAGAAGTACTTCACTGCCATCAAAGACATGGTGGAGTGGCTGG gtTATAAGCCTTATGAAATCACTCACGCCTCCGACAACTTCCAGAGACTTTACGACCTGGCAGTGGACCTCATCCGTAG GGGCCATGCCTACGTGTGTCACCAGCGGGGGGAGGAGCTGAAGGGTCACAACCCGCCCCCGTCGCCATGGCGAGAGCGTCCTGCTGAGGAGTCATTGGTGCTGTTTGACAGGATGAGGCGGGGCCTGTTCGCTGAGGGAGAGGCCACAGTCAGGATGAAGATAGTGATGGAGGACGGCAAGATGGACCCCGTGGCCTACAGGATCAAATACACAGCCCACCATCGCACTGGGGACgcatg gtgtatctatcctacctatGACTACACCCACTGTCTGTGTGACTCCATTGAAAACATCACCCACTCACTCTGCACCAAGGAGTTCCAGGCCAG GCGGTCATCGTATTTCTGGCTGTGTAATGCTCTGGACGTGTACTGCCCTGTGCAGTGGGAATATGGCCGTCTGAACCTCACCTACACCGTGGTCTCCAAGAGGAAGATCATCAAACTGGTGGAGGAAGGAACTGTCAG GGACTGGGACGACCCTCGTCTCTTCACTCTAACTGCTCTGAGGAGGAGGGGCTTCCCATCTGAGGCCATCAACAACTTCTGTGCGAAG GTTGGAGTGACTGTTGCCCAGGCAACGATGGAGCCCCACATGTTAGAGTCGTGTGTGAGGGATGTGCTGAATGACCACGCCCCCCGAGCCATGGCCGTCCTGGAGCCCCTCAAAGTCACCATCACCAACCTGCCTGAGGGCATACGG AATGATGTCCGTGTGCCTGACTTCCCAGCCAATGAGTTCATGGGCAGCCATGTTGTTCCATTTACACGCACCATCTTCATCGAGCAGAGCGACTTTAGAGAG ATGATGGAGAAGGGCTACAAGCGTCTGACCCCAGATCAGCCAGTAGGCCTGAGGCATGCTGGCTATGTCATATCTGTACAGAAGGTCATCAAG gatGCCCAGGGCAGGGTGGTGGAGTTGGATGTGCATTGCTGTAGTTCCAATGAGGCTGCAGAGAAACCTAAGGCCTTCATCCACTGGGTCAGCGAGCCCCAGAAGTGTGAAATCCGTCTATACGAAAGACT ATTCCTTCACAAAAATCCTGAGGACCCGTCTGAGGTGCCCGGCGGCTTCCTAAGTGACATCAACCCT AACTCCCTGCAAGTGATTGACAGTGCCTTGGTGGACATCTCTGTGAGCAAGGCAAAAGTGTTTGATAAGTTCCAGTTTGAGAGAGTGGGCTACTTCGCACTGGACCCAGACAGCACAGCAGACAAG CTCGTCTTCAACAGAACGGTCACCCTCAAAGAGGATCCCGGGAAGATGTGA